The segment CGTGGGCTCTGTCGCCTTCCTCGCCGGGAACCTGCTGACCGGCAGCCTGGTCGTCGCCCGCACCGCCGTCGCGGGCGACGCTCTGCTCACCGACACGTTCACCAGGGTTGGCTGGCGGTTCTACGCGAGCCGGTCGACGCCGCGGTCACGGGCGCGGCCGTCACGGCCGGATACCTGTTCGGCGCGGTCGCCGGTCGCCTCCTCCTCGTGACGGTCCTCACCCCACCGTTCCCGGCGGCCCCTGCCCTCGTCGAGACCGTCCTCTACGCCGGGCTCGCCTTCCCCCTCGTCTTCGGTGGCATCGGCGGCGACCTCGGTGCCCGGGTCGCCTGAGCCGGGGAAAGAGTATTGCCGCCGGCAGGGGTAGCGTGGCCCATGACCCTTCTCGTCCCGTTCGACGGCGCGGCGCTGTCGACCACCGCACTCCGACGCGCCACCGAGTTCGCGACGTTCCGCGACGAACAGCTGGTCGTCCTCACCGTCGTCCCCGACGACCCCGAGTACGCCCGCGAGCGCGACTGGTTGGACCCCGGTGACACGTTCGACGTGGGCGTCATCGAGCGCAAGCTCCGCCAGCGCGTGCTCGACCTCGCGCCCGAGGCCGACTTCCGCTGCGAGCTCATCGAGAACGTCGAACCCGTCGCCAGCGAGACGACCGACGTGGCTCGTCGCATCCGCGAGGTCGCGGCGGAACTCGACGTCAGCGTCGTCTTCGTCGGCAGCGAGAACGCCGGGCGCGTGACGAACCCGCTCTCCAGCGTCGGCTCGCCAGTCGCCGACACCCCGCAGTACGACGTGTACATCGCCCGCCGGCGCGACGAGTGAGAACGCTGTTTCTCGCGGGTGATGTCGCTCCGGGTGGCCAACGACGCCGCATCGGATTCTCCTACACGAGTTCGGCGTCGATGGCTTCGCCCGCCCGGTCGACGGCCGCTTCAGCCCGGCTGAGGAGTACAGCCACTGCACCCTCGTCGTAGCCTGCGCCGTCGTCCCCGGACAGGAGTTCGAGCGCCTCGGTCAGGAAGGAGACGGTGGTCGAGAGCTGGCGGTCGGTCGTGCGGCCGTCGCCACGCTGTGCGGCGGCAGTGGCACCCTCAGCCGCTTCCAGTGCCTGGGCCAGTCGCTCCCGCACCTCGCCGCCCCCACTGGCCGCGTCCGCGAGAGAACGGGCCAGTTCGAGCAGCGCGACCAGTTCGTCTCGGAGCGTCGTCGCCAGCGACAGCTTGCCGGTCTCGACGACCTCGCGGACGACGTCCCCGTTCTCGTCGAAGGAGTCCGGTGTCACCCGGTACGCGCCGAGTCGTCCGTCACCGTC is part of the Haloarchaeobius litoreus genome and harbors:
- a CDS encoding universal stress protein, with the protein product MTLLVPFDGAALSTTALRRATEFATFRDEQLVVLTVVPDDPEYARERDWLDPGDTFDVGVIERKLRQRVLDLAPEADFRCELIENVEPVASETTDVARRIREVAAELDVSVVFVGSENAGRVTNPLSSVGSPVADTPQYDVYIARRRDE